One genomic segment of Peromyscus leucopus breed LL Stock chromosome 23, UCI_PerLeu_2.1, whole genome shotgun sequence includes these proteins:
- the Polr1d gene encoding DNA-directed RNA polymerases I and III subunit RPAC2, whose translation MEEDQELERKISGLKTSMAEGERKTALEMVQAAGTDRQCVTFVLHDEDHTLGNSLRYMIMKNPEVEFCGYTTTHPSESKINLRIQTRGTLPAVDPFQKGLNELMNVCQHVLDKFEASIKDYKDQKASRNEPTF comes from the exons ATGGAAGAggatcaggagctggagag AAAAATATCAGGACTGAAGACCTCAATGGCTGAAGGCGAGAGGAAGACAGCCTTGGAAATGGTCCAGGCAGCTGGAACAGATAGACAGTGTGTGACATTTGTACTGCACGATGAGGACCATACCCTAGGAAATTCTCTGCGGTACATGATCATGAAGAACCCGGAAGTGGAATTTTGTGGTTACACTACGACCCATCCTTCAGAGAGCAAAATTAATTTGCGAATTCAGACCCGGGGTACACTTCCAGCTGTTGATCCGTTTCAGAAAGGCCTGAATGAGCTCATGAATGTCTGCCAGCATGTGCttgacaagtttgaggccagcataaaGGATTATAAAGATCAAAAGGCAAGCAGAAATGAACCCACATTCTAG